In Elephas maximus indicus isolate mEleMax1 chromosome 16, mEleMax1 primary haplotype, whole genome shotgun sequence, the sequence TTCCAAAGACTTTAAAAACGTTACAAACTCATCTGTACTCACGTGATTAGTTTGTATTCTATTACTTAAACCCGAAATCTGAAGCCCTCctaatatttcataatttttccGTACATACATTTTCTAAAAGAGCAGTCTCAAAATTCCAAATCAAAACCGttacagttgagtcgattccgactcatagcgaccctataggacagagtagaactgccccttagagtttccaaggagcgcctggtggattcgaactgccgacattttggttagcagctatagcacttaactactagaccaccagggtttcccaaaattcCTCTAATTTGTTTTATTCAAATCTTAGATAAGCTGTCAGAACTAAGAGATCCCTGAATGGGTCAAATGCAGGAAACCGGACATctaggtaaaaaacaaaaaccacgtAAAAAAGTCGTGAACCAAATTAACCAAGAACTGTACCAAGAAACTGCGGGTACTGTGAACATGTCAAGCTCCCCCTTAGCCGGGCTTCTCTCCTCCCCTTTCCAATTACAGCCAGTCAGAGATGGCACCGCCCGGCCGCTCCCAAGATCCCACGCGACTGGAGCTGAGGCAGCGGTGGGAGCATCCTCTCACGTCAACCTCCCAGAGACAACGTGCTTTCGTGGCGTAAGCACCTGATTCTGAACTGGAAGACCCAGGTGCCAGTCCCAGCTGCCCCACCTGCCTAACCCGTGGCCCTGCACAGGTCTCTTCCTCTAgctaggcctcagttttctcatctgtaaaatggtaatgaTTACCCTAATCCCGCCCGCCGGGAAAACGAGGAGCGTAAAGAAGATGCAGGAGACTGTCAGTTTTGTTACAGCTTTTAAGCACGCGGTGCTCCCCACCCAGCCTCGGTACCAGTCTTTCACAGTCACCTCTGTTCCTCACTCCCTTCCCGCCCGGCGCCTGTGTTGAGGCCGCTCCCTTCTGCTGGCCCCATGCGGAAGCCGCGCGGCGCCATCTGCCGTACCTGCAGCGACCTGGTCAGCGGGACCCTCCTGCTGACCCATGACGAAGTCGTGCACGAGGCCCCACAGGGCGCCCGTAGGCGCCACCGCCTCcagagcggcggcggcggccatGACGCGAACTAGGGACCGTGGGAGGGGAAGTAGGCGGTGGGAGGAAACGGATCTTTTCGCGCATGTGCCTCATGAGCCAATCACCGGGCTAAGGTGGAGGGGCGGGGCGCTCCCGGGGTCACGTGCCTGCCGGCTCCTTGCCGGGCAGGTCCAAGGAGGGCTGGGACAGCCCTCCTTAAGGGGCGGGGCCTGGGGTCGGGGCGGTGGTGCGGGGTGGGAAAGCGGCTGCTGGGCACCCAGGCGGGGGCCATTGAGGCCGAAAGACTCCCTGCCTGGCTCCCAGGGGACTGGAGATGGGGCGGGCACCTGGCTGGGTGGGCCCCGGGGGCGGTACGCACCCCGCGAGAAGCCAATGAGAAAATCAGGCCCGGCCCGAGGGGGCGGTGCCGTCGGTCACATGCGCACCTGGGGCGGGCGGTGGCATCACCCGCACCGCGGGCCGGCGGAAGGGAGCGGGGCCGGGCTGGGGCGGGGTTAGGCAGGTGAGTGACAGGCTCCGGGGGGACGGCctcagctgggagccctgagcgaGCCCGGAGTAGCTGCGGTGGTGCCCGCCCCCTCTCTCCGCCCCTCCGGCGGAGCTGGTCTCCGGCCGGGCACCGTCGCGGACCCCCCTGGCCCGGCCACCTGGGGCCGTGCTGGGGAGTCGGccacctccctctctcccctcgcCCGCAAAGTTTGTGGCGAAGCCGGCGCTGGGCAGAGCGCGCCCCCGGGGGGGAGACCGGGGAGCGCCCGATGCGGGGCGGCAGGAGCCGTTGACCCGGGACGCCGCTGTCCGAGGCAGGAGCGCGGAGCAGCCGCCCACCCCGCCGCCCCCGGTGCATGGGGCCTGGCTGAGGAGCCAGCATGGGCAACTGCGTGGGGAGACAGCGCCGGGAGAGGCCGGCCGCCCCGGGACACCCCCGCAAGCGAGCAGGTAACGACGGGGAAGGGAGCAGGGCCACGGGCACCGTGCCAATTGTCCCCCTTCCTTGCCAGAGTCCCGGCGTCTCGAGCGACCACCCACGGCTCCTGGCGCCTCAGGTTTCCCCGATGGCTGCTCGGGAGCCATCCCCAGCTCTGGGTGGCCGGAGGAGCTGAGTTGGGGAAACTGCGAGCGCTGACCCGACTGCTAGACCAAGTCGCTCCAGCCGGGAAGctcttggtgggggtgggggcaggaaatGTTTGCAGACAGCCACAGGGCCGACGGAGGGGAGGGCCCGGGGCGAGGGCGCCGCTGGCCTGGCACCCGGGCCGGGGTCGGACGACTGCCCGTCGGGCGCAGGCAGCCGGACGTCCCCAGAACTCGGAGCGAGCGAGGCGAGAGCAGTCAGTCCTTCCAAAGACTGTCTGTGTCATTATCGGGCTTGCAGATCGTGTCTGCAAGAATCCGACTTGCAAAAGCAGCGCAGGACTCTGGGAAAGAAATCTTTATTTTCCCGCAGGGCTTTTTAAAACCTCCTGGCCGTCTTG encodes:
- the LOC126059387 gene encoding translation initiation factor IF-2-like, translating into MHRGRRGGRLLRAPASDSGVPGQRLLPPRIGRSPVSPPGARSAQRRLRHKLCGRGERGRWPTPQHGPRWPGQGGPRRCPAGDQLRRRGGERGRAPPQLLRARSGLPAEAVPPEPVTHLPNPAPARPRSLPPARGAGDATARPSQVPAPSPVPWEPGRESFGLNGPRLGAQQPLSHPAPPPRPQAPPLKEGCPSPPWTCPARSRQARDPGSAPPLHLSPVIGS